A genomic region of Procambarus clarkii isolate CNS0578487 chromosome 30, FALCON_Pclarkii_2.0, whole genome shotgun sequence contains the following coding sequences:
- the LOC123765627 gene encoding lysosomal-associated transmembrane protein 4B translates to MWEPKECCCLKIKTGSLLLGGFLLITSVIFIVMDATMLADGSVLQIVPNHCADSEDPADCYDFYFKWARGTVAFGLAIGVIQALVSSLLLYGILMEKTRLFIPFMLVLLTQIFIHIIFALDLLYMAGTLQYWTEMITYGVIFTLVIFLEVFFLLVVRAHYLQVRRSKMIECLVMQKYASDSTIGNEICSLFKNV, encoded by the exons ATGTGGGAACCAAAAGAATGCTGTTGCTTAAAGATCAAGACGGGAAGTCTCCTCCTTGGCGGCTTTCTCTTG ATCACGTCTGTTATCTTTATTGTGATGGATGCCACCATGTTGGCTGATGGCAGCGTACTACAAATTGTTCCAAACCACTGTGCTGACAGCGAGGATCCTGCAGACTGTTATGATTTCTACTTTAAATGGG cgaGGGGGACTGTGGCCTTTGGTTTGGCGATTGGCGTAATTCAAGCCCTAGTCAGCAGTCTTCTCCTCTATGGTATTTTAATG GAAAAGACGAGGTTGTTTATTCCATTCATGCTTGTGCTGTTGACACAGATCTTTATCCACATAATCTTCGCTTTGGATTTACTGTACATGGCCGGTACACTCCAATACTGGACGGAAATGATAACCTATGGGGTGATCTTTACCCTAGTCATATTCTtggaagtcttctttcttctggtCGTCAGAGCACACTACTTACAA GTAAGGCGATCAAAGATGATAGAATGTTTGGTGATGCAGAAGTACGCCAGTGACTCTACTATCGGTAATGaaatctgcagcctgtttaaaaaTGTCTAA